A genomic stretch from Aedes albopictus strain Foshan chromosome 2, AalbF5, whole genome shotgun sequence includes:
- the LOC109425399 gene encoding uncharacterized protein LOC109425399 — protein sequence MSNPIDHNTPTTSRGAKGKQKPEKTRISRKQKSNKDPPNDPNPQNKTSIAGDVGKARVGENKSPISSRIRASSKRRSCVMCAGVDDNRMVQCVTCNCWCHLDCAGVTQDVESCEWSCLKCETAKAKPGKQKTSRTRSKSAVETAKSTKASAKKNSGKPKTVKDSTSKDLRADRKATGGEKSANLDAMLLAEIEKKMATSAKAKSVKSSSTCKSGLSLKLQMQQVLAEETLMLEEMKRRREFMKKKFELMEEIAEVRSCPVPGAKVTDPLTKVKGWLQKLISSDSESEDTIEDGDEDDSDDTSSTTDSSNEDTIDEEGESSEGVDQESEDKEDTSDSEGSNEDEDCDDHEDPFAPRERSTPVARRHGALRPGNHSRSKTDLTREQIAARQVVQCNLPKYDGNPEEWPMFISTFESTTKMCGYRDEENMIRLRNCLKDEAFAAVRSFLMHPSMVPKAISVLKLRFGQPHMIISTLRDKVLAMPPVRSDSMEKLVDYALAVQNLCSTIDACGRREYMRDVTLMQELVCKLPPAIKLDWARHSKKFVKVTLTTFSDWIFSIAEDASIVANPRRSNSYEQETRGKRHGKAFVNTHAEASASAASGHSMVAGNRRHNTPLDKGPREEPSSCPLCKGNCRTAAKCKRFLDLSYEARWSAVREFRLCRRCLRKHGGNCNTKLCGVNGCEFKHNSLLHKNLVAPSEPKASTGQNKANEERSVNTHQVDAGLELFRYLPVTLFGPNTKVECFAFLDDGSELTLLDEQIAKELGLAGDEQPLCLKWTGGTHRFEEKSRRVGVGISGMNGKRFDLNGVRTVEALELPCQSLNVDALKNKYNHLKNVPVLSYDRVRPRILIGVKHANVSLVRRSREGKEGEPIAVKTHLGWTIFGSWTSHETATEGNYTYHICTCNHSNDEQLHRDVKQYFSLDSLGIISPISSTMSRDDERALTLLNSLTQMVGNKYETGLLWRFDNIRLPDSRPMALQRLKCLQRRLANDANLKLAYNEKLTDYQAKGYIRKVTAEELEQKKGRIWYLPTFPVINPNKPGKIRIVWDAAAVAHGVSLNSVLLTGPDMLSSLVSVLNNFREYRYGICGDIREMFLQIGIRPEDQFCQLFLWNDSVNEEEPSTFVVSVMIFGARSSPTTAQFVKNQNARRFQLEFPTAVEVIEKKHYVDDMLASTETEAEAIELAQSVKYVHEQGGFEIRNWVSNSSKVLSSRRDSHRRNIFEPDCRNLDRKSIRDVVEYINRLLHV from the coding sequence ATGTCCAATCCGATCGACCACAACACCCCGACGACCAGCAGAGGTGCTAAAGGTAAGCAGAAACCCGAAAAGACACGTATTTCCCGAAAACAAAAATCGAATAAAGACCCCCCGAACGACCCCAACCCCCAAAACAAGACTTCTATCGCCGGTGATGTTGGCAAAGCGCGAGTGGGTGAAAATAAATCACCAATTTCGTCCCGGATTCGAGCCTCGTCTAAGAGAAGAAGTTGTGTTATGTGCGCGGGTGTAGATGATAACCGGATGGTTCAGTGCGTCACGTGTAACTGTTGGTGCCACCTTGATTGTGCAGGAGTTACTCAGGACGTCGAGAGTTGCGAGTGGAGTTGCCTGAAATGCGAAACCGCGAAGGCAAAGCCCGGTAAGCAGAAGACGTCCAGAACGAGATCCAAAAGCGCAGTGGAAACGGCGAAGTCAACGAAAGCAAGTGCGAAGAAGAATTCTGGCAAGCCAAAGACGGTGAAGGATTCAACTTCCAAGGACCTCCGAGCGGATCGTAAAGCTACTGGTGGGGAAAAATCAGCGAACCTGGATGCCATGCTGCTTGCTGAGATCGAGAAGAAGATGGCCACATCGGCCAAAGCGAAGTCCGTGAAATCCAGTTCAACCTGCAAATCGGGTCTCTCGCTGAAGCTACAGATGCAACAAGTGTTGGCTGAAGAAACCTTAATGCTGGAGGAGATGAAACGTAGACGAGAGTTTATGAAGAAGAAGTTCGAGTTGATGGAGGAGATTGCTGAAGTACGTAGCTGTCCAGTCCCAGGTGCCAAAGTGACGGATCCGCTGACAAAGGTGAAAGGTTGGCTACAGAAGCTGATTTCATCCGATAGTGAATCTGAGGACACGATCGAAGACGGCGATGAGGATGACAGCGACGATACTTCGAGTACGACCGATTCGAGCAACGAGGATACGATCGACGAAGAAGGAGAATCATCTGAAGGTGTGGATCAGGAAAGCGAAGACAAGGAGGATACGAGTGACTCAGAAGGTTCGAACGAAGATGAAGACTGCGATGATCACGAGGACCCCTTCGCTCCACGAGAACGTTCAACACCTGTTGCGAGAAGACACGGCGCTCTAAGACCTGGAAATCACTCTCGGTCCAAAACCGATCTCACACGTGAACAAATTGCGGCACGACAGGTAGTGCAATGCAACCTGCCTAAGTACGATGGCAATCCAGAGGAATGGCCGATGTTCATATCGACGTTCGAAAGTACGACTAAGATGTGCGGCTACAGGGATGAGGAAAACATGATCCGTCTCCGGAACTGCTTGAAAGATGAAGCCTTTGCTGCCGTGCGAAGTTTTCTCATGCATCCGTCGATGGTGCCGAAAGCGATCAGCGTTTTGAAGCTCAGATTCGGCCAACCGCACATGATTATCAGCACATTGCGCGATAAGGTTCTGGCTATGCCACCAGTCAGATCTGATTCTATGGAGAAGCTAGTCGACTACGCTCTAGCCGTGCAGAATTTGTGCTCTACAATCGACGCTTGCGGAAGGAGAGAGTATATGCGAGATGTAACGCTGATGCAAGAGCTTGTCTGTAAACTTCCACCGGCTATCAAGTTGGACTGGGCAAGGCACAGCAAAAAATTCGTGAAGGTTACCCTCACTACATTTTCCGATTGGATCTTTTCTATTGCGGAAGATGCAAGCATCGTTGCAAATCCCAGAAGATCTAACAGTTACGAGCAGGAAACACGGGGTAAGCGTCACGGGAAAGCTTTCGTGAACACCCACGCTGAGGCTTCTGCATCCGCAGCAAGTGGCCATTCCATGGTTGCTGGCAATCGAAGGCACAATACTCCCCTCGATAAAGGGCCCCGAGAAGAGCCGAGCAGCTGCCCCCTTTGTAAAGGGAACTGTCGGACAGCTGCTAAATGTAAGCGGTTTCTGGATCTTTCGTACGAGGCAAGATGGTCAGCGGTTCGTGAATTCCGACTTTGTCGCAGGTGCTTGCGCAAGCATGGGGGTAATTGCAACACCAAGTTGTGCGGAGTGAACGGCTGTGAATTTAAACACAACTCACTTCTGCATAAAAACCTCGTCGCTCCAAGTGAACCGAAAGCTAGTACGGGACAAAACAAGGCAAATGAAGAGCGTAGCGTAAACACACATCAAGTGGATGCTGGCCTGGAGCTGTTCCGCTACCTCCCTGTAACGTTGTTCGGGCCAAACACGAAGGTGGAATGCTTCGCATTTCTCGACGATGGATCCGAGTTAACGCTATTGGATGAACAGATCGCAAAAGAGTTGGGTTTGGCCGGTGATGAACAGCCATTGTGCTTGAAGTGGACGGGAGGAACTCATCGATTCGAGGAAAAGTCAAGACGAGTAGGTGTTGGAATTTCCGGGATGAACGGCAAAAGGTTCGATCTGAATGGCGTGCGAACTGTTGAAGCGCTTGAGTTGCCGTGTCAAAGTTTGAACGTCGATGCCCTGAAGAACAAGTACAATCACTTGAAGAATGTTCCAGTCCTCTCCTATGATCGTGTGCGTCCAAGGATCTTGATAGGGGTCAAACATGCCAATGTTTCGTTGGTGAGACGGAGTCGCGAAGGAAAGGAAGGTGAACCTATCGCTGTAAAGACCCATCTAGGCTGGACAATTTTTGGCAGTTGGACAAGTCATGAAACAGCGACCGAAGGAAATTATACGTACCACATCTGTACATGTAACCATTCCAACGATGAGCAACTTCACCGAGACGTTAAGCAATACTTCAGCTTGGACAGTCTGGGAATAATATCACCGATAAGCTCAACAATGTCCAGAGATGACGAAAGGGCGTTGACATTGCTGAACTCTTTAACGCAGATGGTCGGTAACAAGTACGAAACCGGACTTCTATGGCGATTCGACAACATTCGACTACCCGATAGTCGGCCGATGGCTCTGCAACGCCTGAAGTGCCTGCAAAGGCGTTTAGCTAACGATGCCAATCTGAAGTTGGCCTACAACGAAAAGCTAACCGATTATCAAGCGAAAGGATACATTAGGAAGGTGACAGCAGAAGAGTTGGAGCAGAAGAAGGGCCGAATCTGGTACTTACCAACATTTCCTGTGATCAATCCCAATAAACCAGGAAAAATCAGGATTGTGTGGGACGCAGCAGCGGTGGCTCATGGAGTTAGCCTGAACTCGGTATTGCTCACTGGTCCAGACATGCTGAGCTCGTTGGTATCCGTACTGAACAACTTTCGGGAGTATCGCTACGGTATTTGCGGAGACATCAGGGAGATGTTTCTCCAGATTGGTATTCGCCCTGAAGACCAATTTTGCCAACTATTTCTGTGGAACGACAGCGTGAACGAGGAAGAACCGAGTACATTCGTGGTCTCTGTTATGATTTTCGGAGCTCGTTCATCACCGACGACAGCACAATTTGTCAAAAATCAAAATGCTCGGAGGTTTCAACTGGAGTTTCCTACAGCGGTCGAAGTCATCGAAAAGAAGCATTATGTCGACGACATGCTCGCCAGCACGGAGACGGAAGCTGAAGCTATTGAACTGGCACAATCTGTTAAATACGTTCACGAGCAGGGAGGTTTCGAGATTAGGAACTGGGTTTCAAACTCCTCCAAGGTTCTGAGCTCTAGGCGAGACTCCCACAGGAGAAATATCTTTGAACCTGACTGCCGAAATCTCGACCGAAAAAGTATTAGGGATGTGGTGGAATACATCAACCGACTGCTTCACGTTTAA